The Actinomycetota bacterium genome includes a window with the following:
- a CDS encoding alpha/beta hydrolase, translated as MGAKRKRSVAAAGIGGTAALVAAAAGGASWYYARRIVEPAADVPPDPPAPEDHVRIEQRTDDSVWLSGRGAQRPGTWGLAWSNGYAQVSDVEAVDGEGVRRGLRVFEGEPTSGVEAVLDADAYPHDGAALGRPWKQVTYHSPIGDLPAWEYPAVGRTWGVFVHGRTGRRHEAFRAIPTFLDLDMPCLTISYRNDADAPRSPDDRCHLGATEWEDVEGAVIYALSQGADDVVLVGYSMGGSCIAAFMAASTHAARVRGLVLEAPVLDWVPVLRQAARRRGLPDAVLPVLLPATMALARYGSGIDWRAMKHIDRAGDLVHPTLLIHGDADETVPVELADRLAAARPDLITYLRVPGAGHVRSWNVDRLAYESALREHLAERLAATKLPRHRQRKRLFPR; from the coding sequence ATGGGCGCGAAGAGGAAGCGATCGGTCGCTGCCGCCGGTATCGGTGGTACCGCGGCACTGGTCGCAGCCGCAGCCGGTGGGGCGAGCTGGTACTACGCCCGCCGCATCGTCGAGCCGGCGGCCGACGTCCCCCCCGACCCGCCCGCGCCGGAGGACCACGTCCGCATCGAGCAACGTACGGACGACTCCGTGTGGCTGTCGGGTCGGGGCGCGCAACGCCCAGGGACCTGGGGTCTGGCCTGGTCCAACGGCTACGCACAGGTCAGCGATGTCGAGGCCGTGGACGGCGAGGGCGTCCGCCGGGGGCTGCGGGTGTTCGAGGGCGAACCCACCAGCGGCGTGGAGGCGGTGCTCGACGCGGACGCCTACCCCCACGACGGCGCGGCACTCGGCCGTCCGTGGAAGCAGGTCACCTACCACTCGCCGATCGGCGACCTCCCCGCCTGGGAGTACCCCGCTGTGGGTCGGACCTGGGGCGTGTTCGTGCACGGCCGAACCGGTCGACGGCATGAGGCGTTCCGGGCCATCCCCACCTTCCTCGACCTCGACATGCCGTGCCTGACGATCAGCTACCGCAACGACGCCGACGCGCCGCGCAGCCCGGATGACCGTTGCCACCTAGGTGCCACGGAGTGGGAGGACGTCGAGGGAGCGGTGATCTACGCCTTGTCGCAGGGCGCCGACGACGTCGTGCTCGTCGGCTACTCGATGGGCGGGTCGTGCATCGCCGCGTTCATGGCTGCCTCGACCCACGCAGCCCGTGTCCGGGGCCTGGTCCTCGAGGCCCCCGTGCTCGACTGGGTACCCGTGCTCCGGCAGGCCGCACGCCGAAGGGGCTTGCCGGACGCGGTGCTGCCCGTGCTGCTGCCCGCGACGATGGCCCTGGCTCGCTACGGATCCGGCATCGACTGGCGCGCCATGAAGCACATCGACCGCGCTGGCGATCTTGTCCATCCGACGCTGTTGATCCACGGCGACGCCGACGAGACCGTGCCCGTCGAGCTCGCCGACCGGCTGGCGGCTGCCCGCCCCGACCTCATCACCTACCTGCGCGTCCCCGGTGCCGGGCACGTGCGCTCCTGGAACGTCGACCGTCTCGCCTACGAGTCCGCCCTGCGCGAACACCTGGCGGAGCGCCTCGCGGCGACCAAGCTGCCGAGACACCGGCAGCGGAAACGCCTCTTCCCGCGCTAG
- a CDS encoding DUF222 domain-containing protein, protein MKRTTDTHATAGHTPAAVDAAVAAVDLAGDLAALEQLVDDISTWDLEALPDPDLLPAVEALAGAQQRLAATEALLLDQAQLRQAYKAAGSARLVDWIKTHLRTDPIVAGKQRRLATQIANDLPATRDAWRAGNITTAAAETIATQMRDPRVEGDADFEAELVATARTQLPSVVRQTATAMKHKLDPPSADDIANRQHQRRRATWTALPGGMHKLEAITTARGRAKLDAGLRP, encoded by the coding sequence GTGAAACGCACCACCGACACCCACGCCACCGCGGGCCACACCCCCGCGGCGGTCGACGCGGCGGTGGCGGCGGTAGACCTGGCCGGTGACCTCGCCGCCCTCGAACAGCTCGTCGACGACATCAGCACCTGGGACCTCGAAGCCCTCCCCGACCCCGACCTGCTCCCCGCCGTCGAGGCGCTGGCAGGGGCACAGCAGCGACTGGCCGCCACCGAAGCGCTGCTGCTCGACCAGGCCCAGCTACGCCAGGCCTACAAGGCCGCCGGATCGGCGCGCCTGGTCGACTGGATCAAGACCCACCTGCGCACCGACCCCATCGTGGCCGGCAAACAACGCCGCCTCGCCACCCAGATCGCCAACGACCTACCCGCCACCCGCGACGCCTGGCGCGCCGGCAACATCACCACAGCCGCGGCCGAAACCATCGCGACCCAGATGCGCGACCCCCGCGTCGAAGGCGACGCCGACTTCGAAGCCGAGCTGGTCGCCACCGCCCGCACCCAACTGCCCTCGGTGGTCCGCCAGACCGCTACGGCGATGAAGCACAAGCTCGACCCGCCCAGCGCCGACGACATCGCCAACCGCCAGCACCAGCGCCGCCGCGCCACCTGGACCGCCCTGCCCGGCGGCATGCACAAGTTGGAGGCCATCACCACCGCCCGCGGCCGCGCCAAGCTCGACGCCGGCCTCCGCCCCTGA
- a CDS encoding HNH endonuclease: protein MRPDPKNLPEQLRRTEPQRRHDALIALADQVGPTLTDPNGRGTRPAHVLLLAHLDALRGDPNAPTPTLDNGEPIPSAIARALTCDPVAASIILDAAGTPIWGSAYTRVIPAHLRRAVQARDLRCRRCGAPLAQCEVHHILHVLDGGPTEERNLLLLCWACHDDIHTGHWTLQLHDDNSVTFTSPQGQSWNDHPLDPTPPPSGEGRRSTPTDDLIEGGWSQGRPDP from the coding sequence ATGCGCCCCGACCCCAAAAACCTGCCCGAGCAGCTGCGCCGCACCGAACCCCAACGCCGCCACGACGCCCTGATCGCCCTCGCCGACCAGGTCGGACCCACCCTGACCGACCCCAACGGGCGCGGCACCCGACCCGCCCACGTACTGCTGCTCGCCCACCTCGACGCCCTCCGCGGCGACCCCAACGCCCCCACCCCCACCCTGGACAACGGCGAACCCATCCCCTCCGCCATCGCCCGCGCCCTGACCTGCGACCCCGTCGCCGCCAGCATCATCCTGGACGCTGCCGGAACCCCCATCTGGGGCAGCGCCTACACCCGCGTCATCCCCGCCCACCTGCGCCGCGCGGTCCAAGCCCGCGACCTCCGCTGCCGCCGCTGCGGCGCCCCCCTCGCCCAGTGCGAGGTCCACCACATCCTCCACGTCCTCGACGGTGGGCCGACCGAGGAACGCAACCTGCTGCTGCTGTGCTGGGCCTGCCACGACGACATCCACACCGGCCACTGGACCCTCCAACTCCACGACGACAACTCCGTCACCTTCACCTCCCCCCAAGGCCAGTCCTGGAACGACCACCCCCTAGACCCGACGCCCCCGCCCAGCGGCGAGGGCAGGCGAAGCACACCCACTGACGACCTGATCGAAGGCGGCTGGAGCCAGGGCCGTCCCGATCCTTGA